The following proteins are encoded in a genomic region of Pseudomonadota bacterium:
- a CDS encoding FAD-binding oxidoreductase, with protein sequence MADGQTPVDAALDALAQDLHPNQIALPGSADYAETVAIDNGRIAYHPAAVIYPETAADVQRVLAVCRQYGVHFTLRNGGHNAVGWCLNDGGIVVHLKRLRQLALDAEARTLMVGSGLLWGDVYGALRDSGLVPIGGGSTAVGVSGFTLGGGFSFLSRSHGLAVDNLLAVEFVTADGELLTLGPDETDPDRAALFWALRGGGGGNLGVATAFTSNVFPAVPDALGGVLVWDIADAARVLHAYRSWVLDMPDTLDAAIVLSPTQLILLAYCHSPHTEGLAVMQPMIALAPKINRLAPTGFYDFIDTYGSSTTSAGKSTYIAFGNVAEPPDDAFFDTLVEHIATAPSTATQIALEYAGGAIARVPPTATAFPWRHVCARCEIKATWDSQKDDATNIAWAERLKAALGDALSGGDVNQQDPLLTDWPAAYYGDNYPRLQRVKARWDPDNVFRFPQSIRLPDAD encoded by the coding sequence ATGGCCGACGGCCAAACCCCCGTTGACGCCGCGCTGGACGCGCTGGCACAAGACCTCCACCCCAACCAGATCGCGCTGCCCGGCTCGGCCGACTACGCCGAGACGGTCGCGATCGACAACGGCCGCATCGCCTACCACCCGGCCGCGGTGATCTACCCCGAAACGGCGGCGGACGTGCAGCGGGTGCTGGCTGTGTGCCGGCAGTACGGCGTACATTTCACCTTGCGAAACGGCGGCCACAACGCGGTGGGGTGGTGCCTGAACGACGGCGGTATCGTGGTGCACTTGAAACGCCTCCGCCAGTTGGCGCTCGACGCCGAGGCCCGCACGCTGATGGTCGGGAGCGGGCTGCTCTGGGGCGACGTGTACGGCGCCCTGCGCGACTCGGGGCTGGTGCCGATCGGCGGCGGATCGACCGCAGTCGGCGTGTCCGGCTTCACGCTGGGCGGCGGCTTCTCCTTCCTCTCGCGCAGCCACGGCCTCGCCGTCGACAACCTGCTCGCCGTCGAGTTCGTGACCGCCGACGGCGAGCTGCTGACCCTCGGCCCGGACGAGACCGACCCGGACCGCGCCGCGCTTTTCTGGGCGCTGCGTGGTGGCGGCGGTGGCAACCTCGGCGTCGCCACCGCCTTCACGTCAAACGTCTTTCCCGCGGTGCCCGACGCGCTGGGCGGCGTGCTCGTCTGGGACATCGCCGACGCAGCGCGCGTGCTGCACGCCTACCGTAGCTGGGTGCTCGACATGCCTGACACGCTCGACGCCGCGATCGTGTTGTCGCCGACCCAGCTGATCCTGCTCGCCTACTGCCACAGCCCGCACACCGAAGGCCTCGCCGTGATGCAGCCCATGATCGCGCTCGCACCCAAGATCAACCGTCTGGCGCCGACGGGCTTCTACGACTTCATCGACACCTACGGGTCGTCCACCACCAGCGCCGGCAAATCGACCTACATCGCCTTCGGCAACGTGGCCGAACCGCCGGACGACGCCTTTTTCGACACCCTGGTAGAGCACATCGCCACCGCCCCCAGCACTGCCACGCAAATCGCGCTCGAGTACGCGGGCGGTGCCATCGCCCGCGTGCCACCCACCGCCACCGCCTTCCCCTGGCGACACGTCTGCGCGCGCTGTGAAATCAAGGCGACCTGGGACAGTCAAAAAGACGACGCGACGAACATCGCCTGGGCCGAGCGGCTCAAGGCCGCGCTCGGCGACGCGCTCTCCGGCGGCGACGTCAACCAGCAGGACCCGCTGCTCACCGACTGGCCCGCCGCCTACTACGGCGACAACTACCCGCGCCTGCAGCGCGTCAAGGCCCGCTGGGACCCGGACAACGTGTTCCGTTTTCCACAGAGCATCCGCCTGCCTGACGCCGACTGA
- a CDS encoding GMC family oxidoreductase N-terminal domain-containing protein, producing MPPESTFDYLVIGSGAAGSVVAARLADANVGSVCVIEAGGDNDRLMVNVPAGFVHNLKKPELMWQFGSEPGPNTAGRSVYIPQGKLLGGSTSINGLIYNRGQAADFDHWASLGNPGWSYQDVLPYFRKSETFDGPASQYRGASGPLRTGGPEQSHPLCDTFIDAVAALANAPAHTDYNGAVQCSTGYYQRYIHRGRRENVAARFLKPALATDRVQIERETLAERLLFDGKRATGVQVSQGGERRQLHARQAVLVCAGTVNSAALLQRSGVGDGAHLQRIGIDVVHHLPGVGENFSDHYFLRAAIRLKAHHVTLNQQSTGWRLGAEILKWLAGRPSILAWSPSIAYAFLNAQAVLSGQGSATDQPDLQFVFSHGSYRPGRVYELDTVPAVTCGFTQQRPHSRGHVRIRSADPHDTPTVQPNYLVDERDQQAAVDGMQIVRRIIASPGFAPLVEQEDVPGADVQSREALLQFARETGNTGYHLVGTCKLGPASDPLAVVDTDLRVHGLDGLRVIDASVMPTVTSSNTCAATTMIGEKGADSLINPH from the coding sequence ATGCCCCCGGAAAGCACGTTCGACTACCTCGTGATCGGCAGCGGCGCCGCCGGCTCGGTGGTGGCCGCGCGGCTTGCGGACGCCAACGTCGGCAGCGTCTGCGTGATCGAGGCGGGCGGCGACAACGACCGCCTGATGGTCAACGTGCCGGCGGGTTTCGTCCACAACCTCAAGAAGCCCGAACTGATGTGGCAGTTCGGCTCGGAGCCCGGGCCGAACACCGCCGGCCGCAGCGTCTACATCCCACAGGGCAAACTGCTCGGCGGTTCGACCTCGATCAACGGCCTGATTTACAACCGCGGTCAGGCGGCGGATTTCGACCACTGGGCGTCGCTCGGCAACCCGGGCTGGTCCTATCAGGATGTCTTGCCCTATTTCCGGAAGTCCGAGACCTTCGACGGCCCGGCCTCGCAGTACCGCGGCGCGAGCGGCCCGCTGCGCACCGGCGGGCCCGAGCAGAGCCACCCGCTTTGCGACACCTTCATCGACGCGGTCGCCGCGCTCGCCAACGCGCCCGCGCACACCGACTACAACGGCGCGGTGCAGTGCAGCACCGGCTACTACCAGCGCTACATCCACCGCGGCCGGCGCGAGAACGTCGCGGCGCGTTTTCTGAAGCCCGCGCTCGCGACAGACCGGGTGCAGATCGAACGCGAGACGCTGGCCGAGCGCCTGCTGTTCGACGGCAAGCGCGCCACCGGGGTTCAGGTGAGCCAAGGCGGCGAGCGCCGCCAGTTGCACGCGCGGCAGGCCGTGCTGGTGTGCGCCGGCACGGTCAACAGCGCCGCGCTGCTGCAGCGCTCCGGGGTGGGCGACGGCGCCCACCTGCAGAGAATCGGCATCGACGTGGTGCACCACCTGCCGGGCGTCGGCGAGAACTTCTCAGACCACTACTTCCTGCGCGCCGCGATTCGCCTCAAGGCCCACCACGTGACGCTCAACCAGCAGAGCACCGGCTGGCGGCTTGGCGCGGAGATCCTGAAATGGCTCGCCGGCCGGCCCAGCATTCTGGCCTGGAGCCCGTCGATCGCCTACGCCTTTCTGAACGCGCAGGCCGTGCTCTCGGGCCAGGGCAGCGCCACCGACCAGCCGGACCTGCAATTCGTGTTCAGCCACGGCAGTTACCGCCCGGGGCGCGTCTACGAGCTCGACACGGTCCCCGCCGTGACCTGCGGCTTCACCCAGCAACGGCCGCACAGCCGCGGCCACGTGCGCATCCGGTCGGCCGACCCGCACGACACCCCGACGGTGCAACCGAACTACCTCGTCGACGAGCGCGACCAACAGGCGGCGGTGGACGGCATGCAGATCGTGCGGCGCATCATCGCCTCACCCGGTTTTGCCCCGCTCGTCGAGCAGGAGGACGTCCCGGGTGCCGACGTGCAGTCGCGCGAGGCCCTGCTGCAGTTCGCGCGCGAGACCGGCAACACCGGCTACCACCTGGTCGGCACCTGCAAGCTCGGCCCGGCCAGCGACCCGCTCGCCGTGGTCGACACCGACCTCCGCGTGCACGGACTCGACGGCCTGCGGGTGATCGACGCCTCGGTGATGCCGACCGTGACTTCCTCCAACACCTGCGCCGCCACCACCATGATCGGCGAGAAGGGCGCGGACAGTCTGATCAACCCGCACTGA